The Peribacillus sp. FSL E2-0218 genome contains a region encoding:
- the ablB gene encoding putative beta-lysine N-acetyltransferase: protein MSIQNLPFFTRIETGESFTMELYLDHANQRLRIDDYRGNIKTVITRSLVITQEHGFTKLILKARQEDLSATLARGFVLEGILRKYFNGNDAYCMALYFTDERRTSDDWMKEDKIIQDVIDIPRVIEKRQLPEDYSLRFAEVKDAHELAKLYGEIFETYPTPMNDAGYIKKVMEEGTIFSVIQYEGSIVSAASAEVCERYHHAEMTDCATIPHHRKHGFMKVLISSLEQELIRKNIYCSYSLARSLSMGMNAVFHQLGYEYGGRLTKNCNIWDKYEDMNIWGKDLSSGDGDFK, encoded by the coding sequence ATGTCTATTCAAAATCTGCCTTTTTTTACTCGAATTGAGACGGGGGAAAGTTTTACGATGGAACTCTATCTTGATCATGCAAATCAACGATTGCGCATTGATGATTATCGGGGGAATATCAAAACAGTGATAACTCGATCGCTCGTCATCACTCAGGAGCACGGCTTTACAAAATTGATCCTTAAAGCCAGACAAGAAGATTTATCTGCGACATTGGCTCGTGGGTTTGTGCTCGAAGGAATATTGAGGAAGTATTTTAATGGGAATGATGCTTATTGCATGGCCTTGTATTTTACTGATGAAAGGCGGACAAGTGACGATTGGATGAAGGAAGATAAAATTATCCAGGATGTCATCGATATTCCTAGAGTGATAGAAAAGCGGCAACTGCCTGAAGATTACTCCCTTCGATTTGCTGAAGTTAAAGATGCACATGAGCTGGCTAAGTTATATGGTGAAATTTTTGAAACCTATCCAACACCAATGAATGATGCGGGCTATATCAAAAAAGTGATGGAGGAAGGTACGATCTTTAGTGTTATCCAATATGAAGGATCGATTGTCAGTGCTGCATCCGCGGAAGTATGTGAAAGGTATCATCATGCTGAAATGACAGACTGTGCTACGATTCCTCATCATCGGAAACATGGTTTTATGAAGGTGCTTATCTCGTCATTGGAGCAGGAACTTATCAGGAAAAATATTTATTGTTCCTACTCTTTGGCACGGTCTTTGTCGATGGGAATGAACGCCGTCTTTCACCAGCTTGGGTATGAATATGGAGGAAGATTAACGAAGAATTGCAATATTTGGGATAAGTATGAGGACATGAATATCTGGGGGAAAGATTTATCTTCAGGTGATGGAGACTTTAAATAG
- a CDS encoding 3-oxoacid CoA-transferase subunit B has protein sequence MGMGVDVRNRIAKRAAKEIHDGLIVNLGIGIPTLVADHLPQDIHVLFHAENGVLGTGPSPKQGEEDPALCNAGGVPITTVMGASYFDSAAAFGMIRRGYIDIAILGALEVSETGDLANWIVPGKRVPGMGGAMELAQKAKKVIVLMNHVNKQGESKILKKCTLPLTARQSVDMIITEMAVIEVTKEGLALKEVMAPYTVADVIANTEATLKIGAAVHSIE, from the coding sequence ATGGGCATGGGAGTAGATGTAAGGAATCGCATCGCGAAACGCGCTGCCAAGGAAATCCATGACGGATTGATCGTGAATTTAGGGATTGGCATCCCTACCTTAGTGGCCGATCATTTACCACAAGATATCCATGTTCTGTTTCATGCCGAAAACGGTGTTCTTGGAACAGGCCCCAGTCCAAAACAGGGGGAAGAGGATCCTGCTCTCTGTAACGCAGGAGGGGTACCGATCACGACTGTAATGGGGGCTTCTTACTTTGATAGTGCTGCGGCATTTGGCATGATTCGCCGAGGGTACATCGACATTGCCATCCTCGGGGCATTGGAAGTTAGTGAAACGGGGGATTTGGCAAATTGGATTGTCCCAGGCAAACGGGTACCGGGGATGGGCGGAGCAATGGAGCTTGCCCAAAAAGCGAAAAAGGTGATTGTCTTGATGAATCATGTGAACAAACAGGGTGAATCGAAAATTTTAAAGAAATGCACACTGCCTTTAACGGCAAGACAAAGTGTAGATATGATCATCACAGAAATGGCTGTCATTGAAGTGACAAAAGAGGGATTGGCATTGAAGGAAGTCATGGCGCCCTATACAGTGGCCGATGTGATTGCGAATACAGAGGCAACGCTGAAAATCGGGGCTGCAGTCCACAGCATCGAATAG
- a CDS encoding CoA transferase subunit A has translation MKQVISKKNKIVTLEEAIEYIKDGCTLMYGGFGGVGTPPTLIQGILDKGVKDLTLIGNDTGFPDIGIGRLVTLERAKKVIASHIGSNPNAGRLMTEGKLQVEFSPQGTLAERVRAGGVGLGGIFVDVGIGTIAEEGKDKMVIDGKEYLIETALTSEVSIVYAKKADPLGNLVYDKTARNFNPLVAMAGALTIAEVEEIVPAGELDPECIATPGIYVDMVIPTKGVNWKWAWE, from the coding sequence ATGAAGCAGGTCATTTCCAAAAAAAACAAAATTGTGACTCTGGAAGAAGCAATCGAGTATATAAAGGATGGATGTACGCTCATGTATGGCGGGTTTGGGGGAGTGGGGACGCCGCCAACGCTCATACAGGGCATCCTGGACAAGGGGGTCAAGGATTTAACCTTGATTGGCAATGATACAGGATTCCCCGATATTGGAATTGGCAGGCTAGTAACCCTTGAAAGGGCCAAAAAGGTCATCGCCTCTCATATCGGCTCTAACCCTAATGCCGGTCGGCTCATGACGGAAGGGAAGCTGCAGGTGGAATTTTCCCCGCAAGGCACATTAGCTGAAAGGGTTCGTGCCGGGGGAGTGGGCTTGGGTGGGATATTTGTTGATGTCGGGATTGGAACGATAGCCGAAGAAGGCAAGGACAAAATGGTCATCGATGGCAAGGAGTACTTGATCGAAACCGCTTTGACCTCGGAAGTGAGCATCGTCTATGCCAAAAAGGCTGATCCGTTGGGGAATTTGGTATATGACAAGACTGCCCGCAACTTCAATCCGCTGGTAGCGATGGCAGGAGCCCTTACGATAGCCGAGGTAGAAGAGATCGTTCCGGCCGGCGAATTGGATCCGGAATGTATTGCCACGCCAGGTATTTATGTAGATATGGTGATTCCAACAAAAGGGGTGAATTGGAAATGGGCATGGGAGTAG
- a CDS encoding aspartate aminotransferase family protein: protein MKERDYLIKPILGKRYPMAASAKGIYIYDQDGKKYIDGSSGAVTVSIGHGVQEVINETLAQAEKISFSYRSQFTNEPAEKLAEKLSQLAPGDLNWSFFVNSGSEATETAMKIAIQYWQEKGKLKKDRIISRWSSYHGITMGALSMSGHVLRRQRFSSLLADYPSVSAPYTYRRPEHVTEEEWGFLCAQELETEIRRIGAERVAAFIAEPIIGAAGGAITPPANYYQKIKEICERYDVLFIADEVMTGIGRTGKMFAIEHWNVTPDLMTLGKGMSSGYTPMAATLVSDKVMEPILNGSKTIMGGHTYSANPQSAAVALKVIEYVEKHQLVKKAEEQGNYLMSKLKALLSSYEMIGDIRGKGLLIGMEFVANREKKNPYPPELDVTNRVIEHAFDKGLLVYPASGAINGMGDAIIISPPLVITKGEMDRLVDILEAAISEVQCELRLEGKADPTVQL, encoded by the coding sequence ATGAAGGAACGAGATTATTTAATTAAACCGATATTAGGTAAGCGATATCCAATGGCAGCATCGGCAAAAGGCATATATATATATGATCAGGATGGAAAAAAATATATCGACGGGTCTTCGGGAGCTGTAACAGTAAGTATAGGACACGGTGTACAGGAGGTTATCAACGAAACTCTTGCACAGGCAGAAAAGATTTCATTTTCTTATCGATCGCAATTTACCAATGAACCAGCTGAAAAACTAGCGGAAAAATTGAGTCAATTGGCTCCTGGAGATCTTAATTGGTCATTCTTTGTCAATAGCGGTTCGGAAGCGACCGAGACAGCGATGAAGATTGCGATCCAATATTGGCAAGAAAAGGGGAAACTGAAAAAAGACCGCATTATATCCAGATGGTCGAGCTATCACGGAATTACAATGGGAGCCTTATCGATGTCAGGGCATGTGCTGAGAAGACAGAGATTTTCATCGTTGTTAGCTGATTATCCTTCCGTATCTGCCCCATACACGTATCGCCGGCCGGAGCACGTAACGGAAGAGGAGTGGGGTTTTCTTTGTGCACAAGAACTAGAAACGGAGATTAGGCGCATTGGGGCAGAACGTGTTGCTGCATTTATTGCCGAGCCGATTATAGGCGCTGCGGGTGGGGCCATCACGCCACCAGCTAATTATTATCAGAAAATCAAAGAAATTTGTGAGCGGTATGACGTCCTATTTATTGCAGATGAGGTAATGACAGGAATTGGCCGTACCGGGAAAATGTTTGCCATCGAGCATTGGAATGTTACGCCGGACCTTATGACCCTAGGAAAAGGAATGAGTTCAGGGTATACCCCCATGGCAGCCACCCTAGTCAGCGATAAAGTCATGGAACCTATTTTGAATGGATCCAAGACCATTATGGGCGGCCATACGTATAGTGCCAATCCGCAATCGGCAGCAGTTGCCCTAAAGGTCATTGAATACGTGGAGAAACATCAATTGGTAAAAAAAGCAGAAGAACAAGGTAACTATCTGATGAGTAAATTGAAAGCGCTCCTATCGTCGTATGAAATGATTGGGGACATAAGGGGAAAGGGTTTACTAATTGGAATGGAGTTTGTCGCAAACCGGGAAAAGAAAAACCCTTATCCACCAGAATTAGATGTAACGAATCGGGTAATTGAGCATGCATTTGATAAAGGGTTACTTGTTTATCCGGCTTCAGGAGCCATTAATGGGATGGGGGATGCCATTATCATTTCGCCACCCTTGGTTATTACAAAAGGTGAAATGGATCGTTTAGTAGATATTTTAGAAGCGGCCATTTCCGAGGTGCAATGTGAACTCCGTCTGGAGGGGAAGGCAGATCCTACTGTCCAACTTTAA
- a CDS encoding DUF3888 domain-containing protein: MKKLLFLAILLASMSLDNVSISAEKQHKHDSKGMEQVMDHFILDQFSDEMKQAVTDFYKKDSVTFQYNWWDKNYDVVEIKQSEKGRELSHPYIIKFTVKTYDGNKRGQLGTDTITFGVSPLQFNKDLDEKNLAASNVELLNYSHGEPSKGK, encoded by the coding sequence ATGAAAAAGTTGTTGTTTTTAGCAATTTTGCTGGCTTCCATGAGTCTCGATAACGTTTCCATTAGTGCTGAGAAACAGCATAAGCACGATTCAAAAGGTATGGAACAAGTTATGGACCATTTTATATTAGACCAGTTTTCTGATGAAATGAAACAAGCAGTAACCGATTTTTATAAAAAGGATTCAGTGACGTTTCAATATAATTGGTGGGATAAAAATTATGATGTTGTGGAAATAAAACAATCGGAAAAAGGAAGGGAATTAAGCCATCCTTATATAATAAAATTTACTGTTAAAACTTACGATGGAAATAAAAGGGGACAATTAGGCACGGATACCATTACATTTGGTGTTTCACCCCTCCAGTTTAACAAAGACCTGGATGAGAAAAATTTAGCCGCTTCCAATGTGGAATTATTAAACTATAGTCACGGTGAACCTTCGAAAGGGAAATGA
- a CDS encoding VOC family protein, translating to MIKGFGGIFWRTKNLESVKKWYSEVLKLEIDNWNGTVIKPQAGNETIFSFFTEDDRYFPTEQQVMLNFQVDNLSETIKHLEQIGVPLAKKEEISEYGKFVWIEDPEGRLIELWEK from the coding sequence ATGATAAAAGGTTTTGGCGGAATATTTTGGAGAACTAAAAATCTAGAGTCAGTAAAAAAATGGTACAGTGAAGTGTTGAAGCTTGAAATAGACAATTGGAATGGGACGGTAATAAAGCCCCAAGCAGGAAATGAGACCATCTTTTCTTTCTTTACCGAGGATGACCGTTATTTTCCAACAGAACAACAAGTGATGTTAAATTTCCAGGTAGATAATCTAAGCGAGACAATTAAGCATCTTGAACAAATAGGTGTACCTCTTGCCAAGAAAGAAGAGATTAGTGAATATGGAAAGTTTGTTTGGATTGAAGATCCTGAAGGCCGGCTGATCGAGCTTTGGGAGAAATGA
- a CDS encoding LysR family substrate-binding domain-containing protein, with amino-acid sequence MINRNMHSSYTLCLLLTHHDFVLKEGPISLADLADESLVITPRVIGPGFYDVITKTCLQAGFSPNITVETHDLQTVISFVSLGMSFSLTARNTQTAEVVFRELVDTAVTLDIAVAYRRDEKSEMFHSFLDMFFDYYSIYNDEGRLTLPSGLYFLESLTAIRNLRPALATDIIDSIKKGHPVKTG; translated from the coding sequence TTGATAAATAGGAATATGCACAGTTCGTATACACTATGCTTGTTACTAACTCATCATGACTTTGTACTGAAAGAGGGTCCCATTTCCTTAGCAGACTTGGCAGACGAATCATTAGTTATTACCCCAAGGGTGATTGGACCGGGCTTTTACGATGTAATTACAAAAACCTGTCTTCAAGCCGGGTTTTCTCCTAATATCACGGTCGAGACCCATGACCTCCAAACGGTAATCTCCTTCGTCTCCCTTGGGATGAGCTTCTCACTTACAGCTAGAAATACACAAACTGCTGAGGTTGTCTTTAGGGAACTGGTGGATACGGCAGTTACGCTGGATATTGCAGTAGCATACCGCCGTGATGAGAAATCAGAGATGTTTCATTCGTTTCTGGACATGTTTTTCGATTATTATTCCATTTATAATGATGAGGGCCGCCTAACATTGCCAAGCGGCCTATATTTTTTGGAGAGCTTAACTGCTATACGAAATCTGCGTCCTGCCCTGGCTACTGATATAATAGATTCTATTAAAAAAGGTCATCCAGTAAAAACTGGCTAA
- a CDS encoding PucR family transcriptional regulator ligand-binding domain-containing protein → MAIRMYEALQLPIMQQTKLVAGKKGLQNWLKWVTIVEVIEDIHRLQDGEFLITTGFGLGEHTEKRKVFEKLLSSGKLSGIALYTGFYLKEIPKSFIAIADEFALPLIEIPQDINFSMITKELLVQIVNKQSQTLEYSLRIHQDFTRLVLEGHGFDPITKTLHDILDASIILIAQDEVISSCLKHDFIDIDNVTNLDEKQMDNVKMISQPIIANKHTYGKVLIIKEKRLSEELDSIAIEHATTVYAIEFLRRRAIEETQLRLTSDFLDEILNPIIPNNQDMIERGRKLGVDLANPQSILFIYFPSLNEENSDEKYNQLTEMIQHTMGKSKIPYLLRTKSDSVMIMAEAKPGSNSMDLAVSLLTSWNSTSLNEPIAIGIGQTAAHIHELPKRAAESEQAARFSQVLFKPKSIAHYNDFGVYQLLMEMKESGVDLEEFHQKYLGNLFDSKGVDLITTLEAYLFFNQSIKKTASELYIHRHTLKYRLDQIQKKTGLDLDDYDNGIKLYLAILAYKVLKYM, encoded by the coding sequence ATGGCGATTCGGATGTATGAAGCGTTGCAACTGCCGATTATGCAGCAAACCAAATTAGTGGCTGGCAAAAAGGGCTTACAAAATTGGCTCAAATGGGTAACCATTGTGGAGGTAATTGAAGATATTCATCGTTTACAAGATGGAGAGTTTTTGATTACAACAGGATTCGGATTAGGAGAACATACGGAGAAACGCAAGGTGTTCGAAAAGCTTTTATCCAGCGGAAAACTGTCTGGAATAGCCCTATATACCGGTTTTTATCTAAAGGAAATTCCAAAATCATTTATCGCCATCGCCGACGAATTTGCCCTGCCCTTAATTGAAATTCCTCAAGACATAAATTTTTCGATGATCACAAAAGAGCTACTCGTACAAATTGTGAACAAACAAAGCCAAACATTGGAGTACTCGCTGCGTATCCATCAGGATTTTACACGGCTTGTATTGGAAGGGCATGGATTTGATCCGATTACGAAAACCCTTCATGACATACTGGATGCAAGTATCATCCTTATCGCACAAGATGAAGTAATAAGCTCCTGCCTAAAACATGACTTTATTGATATCGACAATGTAACCAATCTAGATGAAAAACAAATGGATAACGTCAAAATGATCAGTCAACCTATTATCGCCAATAAGCATACCTACGGAAAGGTACTCATCATAAAGGAAAAAAGGTTATCGGAAGAATTGGATTCTATCGCAATCGAGCATGCGACGACTGTATATGCCATTGAATTTTTGCGAAGAAGAGCAATAGAGGAGACCCAATTGCGGCTTACCAGTGACTTCCTTGATGAAATATTGAATCCCATAATCCCCAATAATCAAGATATGATCGAGAGAGGACGTAAACTAGGCGTAGACCTTGCAAACCCACAAAGTATCTTATTCATTTATTTTCCATCATTGAATGAGGAGAACAGTGATGAAAAATACAATCAATTAACCGAAATGATTCAACACACTATGGGAAAGTCGAAAATCCCCTACCTTCTGCGGACGAAATCCGATAGTGTGATGATTATGGCGGAAGCAAAACCTGGATCGAATAGTATGGACTTAGCGGTGAGCCTCTTAACTAGTTGGAATTCAACATCGTTAAATGAACCGATAGCCATAGGGATTGGTCAAACAGCTGCCCACATTCATGAATTACCTAAACGTGCGGCTGAATCCGAGCAAGCCGCACGTTTTTCCCAAGTTCTATTTAAGCCAAAATCGATCGCCCATTACAATGATTTTGGGGTATATCAATTACTGATGGAAATGAAAGAATCAGGGGTGGATTTAGAGGAATTTCACCAAAAATATCTTGGAAATCTATTTGATTCAAAAGGAGTAGACCTCATTACGACACTTGAAGCTTATCTTTTTTTCAATCAAAGCATCAAAAAAACGGCAAGTGAGCTATATATTCATCGCCATACACTGAAATATAGGCTAGATCAGATACAGAAAAAAACCGGATTGGACCTGGATGATTATGATAATGGCATAAAGTTATACTTAGCTATTTTGGCATATAAAGTATTGAAATACATGTAA